A segment of the Corylus avellana chromosome ca2, CavTom2PMs-1.0 genome:
AGCAATTGATGTGTACTGGCTTGCATTAAGGGTGTTTTAACAAATAAAGCAAATGGGTATCAAGTGATGATGATCAATAAAAGTAATTCCTTTTGATATTAGGGTTTTGATTCTTTGAATCCTTTTTTTCCGATCAAGCGACAGAGTGTTAACAAAAGGTGGTGCAGAAGGATAAAATTGTCTTGTATCATGTAGCAGGCACATGCTCATACTTCATCTACACTCATGGCATTTTAAATTTCTAGCATGGGAATTGCTTTCCCACGGCCAGAAAGGGCAGGGAGAGTGGGGACCCCAAGACCATGTTCCCAACCATTATGGCCTTTAGCGTCCCCTTAAAACAATTACAGCAAATATGGGTCATCTCGGCATATGCATCAAAGAGATAAGGAAAGTAAGGATGGCAATTCGTGTTTATATGTCGGATTTAAATTGTGTCGTCTtataagtataagactataaAGGTCAAATCGAACCctaccaatttaattaaataaatcatacCTCTCAACGTTAActtactaattttgtgttggtttGCCGATCATGTAAAAAATAGTGAACCGTAAGGAAAAGACACTCCCTCTATAACTAGTAATTTTCACTTTGCACCCTACCAATTCCAAACAATATGATCTCCATGGAGTAAACTGTTAAAATGGTATGATGAAGCAAGAGTAGCTGCAGTGGATAATGATTTATAACAGAAGAATGAAGCTTATACCTGCTAAGAAAAAATTTGCAAGGGAGATGAATCACTATgttgtaaattatttttctggGACCCAAATGACAATCCCATCAGAGTATTGCACTTAAATCAACCAGACATTACGTACAATCtaccaaaaaccaaaacccCAGAAAAAGGGttatataagcaaaacaacatgcCTGACAAGAACCAGCAACTTTGCCagatattacaaaaaaaaaaaaaaaaaaacgaggaAGAAAAAGTCTTGCTTGTTTCTGTTGTATTGCTATGTCACCAGAGATGCAAGATACAACAAATCTCTGTATACCCAGCAATCCGATTATACATTTCAATCAAATTCCAGGGAAGAAACCTATATTTAACTCAAGCTCAGACCTTATAAGAAATCCCTTGTAACTGCTCTCTACGACGTGTTCTTCAAAACAGGTAAACCAATTAGCTCTAATCATATTTTCATATACCGAAGTATCTCAACGATGAAAATGTACGAAGATTCACAGTACTTCACCTTCTTCACCAATTATACTCCACCTACAATAATTTTTGGACATCCAAATCATAATCTCCCTATGCAGCAATTCCTGAAGCAAAATATGATTGAAAGCATGTAAATACAATAGAGAAGCATTGCATGGCATAGCATAAATAATCTGTTCAAGATCAAAATAATAAGTACTTGATAAAAATGTTGTAGAAGGTAAGGAAAGCTTGACAGTCAGTGAACATAGAATGCAGTCAACGCCAATTTATTAGATGGCAATGTGACATTGATGGCTGAGagagtaaaatatatattttccattagTAGAGCAAATTTCATGTGAAGTAAATGCTGTACACTCACGATTAAACAACCAGCAAGCAAATGGTTGAACTATATTTAGAATCCAATTGATTGGGTAGTAAATAGTTGTCGTAGCATAATGCTCAAATCAAATGGCCTACTTCTATATGTCCAATTGAAGATAAAGAATGGTCCCAAATCTGGTAGTTGAATCAACAGGATTATACAATTGGCCAAAATGTtcgaaataaataaaatagtgcTCGTGTGCATGACACTGCTAGAAGCCATGACTCATGCAAGGAGGAGACAAGTATCATTTATATTGTGCCAAGGAACTGTGCCAGGGAAAACTGGATAAAGAACAGAAGATTTAACAGTGAGACAGAGGAGGGGAGGAAGAAGtattaatattcaaatgaaaaaaaataaaaaaaaataaaatagttaccTCTATTTGATTGTCTATTGGTAACACTGTAAACACCACCATAACCACCAGAGTTCTTACTTAAAACATCTGAAGCTGCATTTCCAAGCCCAAGACCAAATGAACCAGACCCCTCTAGCTCTGAAGGTGATGATCGCCAAGTTTGGTCCCCATAAAACAAACCACCTTCATAAAGTTCTTCATAAGACCCACTGTAACCACCATTTGATGCATATGATGAGGTTGGTGCAACACCAGTTCCACTGTTTCTTCCATACCCTACTGCTCCTGAACCAAAACTGACTTCTCCACTGGCATAACCAAGATTGCCACTACCGTAGGTAGAACCAGCACCTCCGCCTTGACCCGAGTTAGGAGAGGAACTCCAGAGTGCTTCAATATTGGCAAAAGAACCTATTCCTGAATTTCCACTTCTAGAGCCCAGTAAAGCGCTAGGGTTTGAGGAGTTAGTAGAGTAATTAAGACTCTCATTGCCCCACAGATTACGGCTCGCTGAACTTAAGATTGAACCATTTCCTCCATTACCACCACCATAGCTGATGTGGTTAACATTCCTATTTGAATTTCCAGTGTATAAAGCGTTCAATCCCCGTCCAAAGCCAAGGTCAGAATTAAGGTTTGCATTTCCCCCATAGCTTGGACTCAATCCAGGCTCAATATTCAGTCCTGTCCCATATCCAGGACTGAATGGAGGAAATCCACTACGACCAACAGTAACTGGACTAAATCTACCCTCCAATCTATGTCCGTACGCCCCAACTGAGCTTGGGTTATATCCCGGAGTGTAACCATTAAGGAAGCTGCTAACTCTACTCAGACCATAGTTATACCCACCCAATTGGCCCCGACTTGGCCCTGGAGATAATTCTTTGGGGACAGCTCGTTTAACTTCAACCATTTTACCATTGAGTTCATGAAAGGTTTTGTACAACACTTTCTCTACTGCTTCCTCTGAATCATAGGTAATGAACC
Coding sequences within it:
- the LOC132171089 gene encoding heterogeneous nuclear ribonucleoprotein 1-like isoform X2, with the protein product MRMEMEPGKLFIGGISWDTNEDRLREYFQSFGVVVEAVIMKDRATGRARGFGFVVFADPAVAERVVMEKHVIDGRTVEAKKAVPRDDQNILNRNNSSIHGSPGPARTKKIFVGGLASTVTESDFKKYFDQFGTITDVVVMYDHNTQRPRGFGFITYDSEEAVEKVLYKTFHELNGKMVEVKRAVPKELSPGPSRGQLGGYNYGLSRVSSFLNGYTPGYNPSSVGAYGHRLEGRFSPVTVGRSGFPPFSPGYGTGLNIEPGLSPSYGGNANLNSDLGFGRGLNALYTGNSNRNVNHISYGGGNGGNGSILSSASRNLWGNESLNYSTNSSNPSALLGSRSGNSGIGSFANIEALWSSSPNSGQGGGAGSTYGSGNLGYASGEVSFGSGAVGYGRNSGTGVAPTSSYASNGGYSGSYEELYEGGLFYGDQTWRSSPSELEGSGSFGLGLGNAASDVLSKNSGGYGGVYSVTNRQSNRGGV
- the LOC132171089 gene encoding heterogeneous nuclear ribonucleoprotein 1-like isoform X1 — its product is MRMEMEPGKLFIGGISWDTNEDRLREYFQSFGVVVEAVIMKDRATGRARGFGFVVFADPAVAERVVMEKHVIDGRTVEAKKAVPRDDQNILNRNNSSIHGSPGPARTKKIFVGGLASTVTESDFKKYFDQFGTITDVVVMYDHNTQRPRGFGFITYDSEEAVEKVLYKTFHELNGKMVEVKRAVPKELSPGPSRGQLGGYNYGLSRVSSFLNGYTPGYNPSSVGAYGHRLEGRFSPVTVGRSGFPPFSPGYGTGLNIEPGLSPSYGGNANLNSDLGFGRGLNALYTGNSNRNVNHISYGGGNGGNGSILSSASRNLWGNESLNYSTNSSNPSALLGSRSGNSGIGSFANIEALWSSSPNSGQGGGAGSTYGSGNLGYASGEVSFGSGAVGYGRNSGTGVAPTSSYASNGGYSGSYEELYEGGLFYGDQTWRSSPSELEGSGSFGLGLGNAASDVLSKNSGGYGGVYSVTNRQSNRGIAA